A stretch of the Methanosarcinales archaeon genome encodes the following:
- a CDS encoding nucleotidyl transferase AbiEii/AbiGii toxin family protein, with translation MDENDLRRQARKTGFDVATLEKDYALTWLLSSIYWNESKLRDLLIFKGGTAIRKIYFPEWRLSEDIDFTIIKQVDPHSLKQDFEDVLVSVNRTNGIIFSVSAFNAGEFANLPISSSSGQWDLKIRSP, from the coding sequence ATGGACGAAAATGATCTAAGACGACAGGCCAGGAAAACTGGATTCGATGTAGCTACACTGGAAAAGGATTATGCACTTACATGGCTTCTCAGCAGCATTTACTGGAATGAGTCAAAGCTAAGGGATCTTCTGATCTTCAAAGGGGGGACGGCCATAAGGAAGATCTACTTTCCTGAATGGCGCCTTTCAGAAGATATAGACTTTACGATCATCAAACAGGTTGATCCTCATAGTCTGAAACAGGATTTTGAAGATGTTTTAGTATCGGTTAACAGGACGAACGGTATCATTTTTTCTGTAAGTGCTTTCAATGCAGGAGAGTTCGCGAATTTGCCAATATCCAGTTCCTCGGGCCAATGGGATTTAAAAATAAGATCTCCTTAG
- a CDS encoding nucleotidyl transferase AbiEii/AbiGii toxin family protein, producing MIEKPLQINVKPEYEIPPFEVLVYSPNEILVEKLRSILQRGKARDYYDVGRLLREKDFNQTMIGELLIEKCRITGIEFKPELFFD from the coding sequence TTGATCGAAAAGCCCCTGCAGATAAATGTGAAACCTGAATATGAAATTCCACCATTTGAGGTACTTGTTTATTCACCAAATGAGATCCTGGTTGAAAAGCTTCGAAGTATCCTTCAAAGGGGTAAAGCAAGGGATTATTACGATGTCGGGCGGCTCTTAAGAGAAAAAGATTTTAACCAGACTATGATTGGAGAACTGCTGATCGAAAAATGCCGGATTACAGGGATCGAATTCAAACCTGAACTGTTTTTTGATTAG